The DNA sequence CCTTCTCCTTACTCCGGTACGCATACATCTCCCCTGCCATAGCTCCCCCTAAGATCAGAACCACTCCAAAGATCTGAACCGGCAGCATCCCCTCTCCAAGCAGCAGTACTGAGAACACAACAGCCGACAACGGCTCAAGATATCCGCAGATAGACACGGTCTGAATCGGTAGATGACCGATTGAAGAGAAGTACAGATAACAGCAGATGCCGGTATTGAACACACCAAGGATCAGAATCGGCAGCCAGTCACTTGCTGCAATCTCGAACGAAAAGCTCCCGCCGATACATATCATAAACGCAACGGTCGCCAGAAAGCTGAAGATCAGCTGCAATGTTGCGTTCTCCAATCCGCCGATTCGTACTGCTTTTTTTGTACAGATAACCATCGCCGCATGCATCACCGCAGACATCGCCCCGCAGAACAGTCCCCAGCCGTTTCCTCCTGCCAACAAAACATCGCCGTTCACAAAAAATGTTCCAAACAGCACAACAACAAAACTCGCAATGCCCACCCATGTCAGCTTCTCGCGGAACAAAATCGATGCAAACAGCATAACAATAACCGGCCCGCAGTAGTAGGCAAGTGAGGAAACGCTCACGCCAATCAGCTGGTACGCCTCATACAAAAATATCCAGCTTGCCCCCATCGCAACACCGGATGTTGCAATGTAAACAAAATCCCGCTTGTGCTGGAGAAAGGTAAACTTTTTTCGCAGACCAAGAAAGACCGAGAGCAGCACAACACTGCCGATGAGCGTCCGCAAGAATACAATCTGATCACTGGGAAGAGAGACGTAGCTCGCCACAACTCCATTCAACCCGAACAGGATCAGCGAAACGACGTACGCAGCGTAAGCTCCATTCATTCGCTACACATATCTCTCTTTAGCTATTTAAAAATTACAAAAACAAATGTTTTATTAGTTTTAAATTACAAAAACAGATGTATTGGTGGCAAAAACCGCATGGATATGAACATTCAAAAGTATCAGGCATTCATCAAAACCGTGGAGTCGGGCAGCTTCACCAAAGCAGCCGAGGCACTCGGCTGCTCTCAGTCAGGAATCAGCCGAATGATCCATGATCTCGAAACCGAATGGAAGGTGGCACTGCTTGAACGAAGCCGTGCCGGAGTGAAGCTCACCTCCGAAGGAGTCAAACTTCTGCCGCATGCTCAACGCGTCTGCGACGAGTTTCAAAAACTTCAGATGCAGGTGGACGAACTGAATGGATTGGAGACCGGCCTCATTCGGATTGGGACGTTCTCCAGCGTCGCAACCCACTGGCTGCCGAACATCATCAAAGAGTTCCAGAAGGATTACCCGAACATCGATTACGAGCTGCTGCTCGGCGACTACACCGAGATTGAGCGATGGATTCTGGAAGGCCGCGTGGACTGCGGTTTCCTCCGCCTCCCCACTCATCCTGACTTAGAAACAATTTTTCTCGAACAGGATCAGTTACGTGTGATCCTGCCTGAAAATCATCGTCTCGCCGACTGCGAAAAATTTCCGGTTCAGTCGCTCTGTGATGATCCGTTCATGCTTCTGGAAAAAGGAGCGAAGGCAGAGATCTCCGAGATCTTTGAGAGAAATCATCTGACGCCAAAAGTGCACTTCACGACATGGGATGACTATGCGATCATGTCGATGGTTGAGAGCGGGCTTGGCATCAGCATCCTACCGCAGCTGATTCTCCGGCGTGTCCCCTATAAAATTGTGGCAAAGGAGCTGGATGTTCCTGCGTTCCGCAACATCGGCATCGCCTTGCGGGATACCAAAACCGCATCGCTTGCGGTCAAGCGGTTTTTAGAGTACCTGAAGTATCGGTGATGTTCACTCATCGCTGAACTTCAGCAGTTCAAACAGTCTGGTGTTCACATAAATCCGTTCCTTTCCGATCCGTATTGATGCAAGAATGCCTATCTCCTCCAGAGCCTTGAGATATTTCATCGCCGTCTGCCGGTTTCCGATTCCTCTCTCAACCAGATAGGCAGGCTTGCAGTACGGCTGAAGAAATATTTCTTCAACCAAATCATACGAATAAATTTTCGGCAGCCGCTCTTTGCATGCCGTAATCGTTTCATCCATCAGGGATTTGATCGCCTGAATCCGGTCATAGGTCCAGTCAGCGGTTTCTCTGACTGCGTTCAACATGAAAATAATCCACTCTTCCCACTCTTCGTTCTCGGTAACTCTCCGAAGCCGCAGGTAATATTCGGATTTGTGCTGGATGATGTACCGACTGAGGTAGAGTGTCGGGATGTCAAGGAGATTTTGATTGATCAGATATAATATATTCAGAATTCGTCCGGTTCTTCCGTTTGCATCCCCGAATGGATGTATTGCTTCAAACTGATAATGAATCAGCGCAAGACGAATCAGCGGGTCGGGTTCTCTGCCTCCGTTCATGTAGTCTTCCAGCTGATGTATCAGTTCTTCAAGAATCATCGGATCATCCGGCGGGGTATACACGCGTCCTTCCGGGCCTTTGATGTAGGTGCCAGCACCCGCTCCCCTTCGGTCAACTTCATGATCCAACAGAACGGAACAGACACGGGTAAGCAGTATTTCTCCGAGTTTTTTTCCGGACTTCAACTCACCAACACCGACAGAGAGCGCTTCCCGGTACCGGAGAACTTCCTTTGTTGCCGGATCGATCTTCTCCTCGGGAGCCGAGAGTGCGGTATAGAGGGCGTTGCTGGTGGTGAAAATATTTTCAATTCTGGAGCTCGCAGTTGCTTCCAGCAGCGGAATGGAACTGATCAGAATCCTCTGGTTCGGAATGAGTCTGCCTGCCTCCCGCATCCGTGCGAGGGATGTTTTTGCTTCAGCGCAGGCTCTCCATATCCGAATCGTCTCAATGTCTGCTTTTGGGGGAAGGTGAGGCATCGTATTGTAGGGGATGTTTGGATCAGTATGAGCCATTCTCTTTTTGAGTAATTTGTTTACCATCCATATCTACCTGTCGAAGAAATTGAAAATTTTCGACACGAGTTGTCGGACGTGTTCACCGCGTATACAGATGTGTTTGCATCTGTCGAAAAAATTGAATATTTTCGACACGAGTTATTGGACGTGTTCACCACGTATACAGATGTGCGCACACGAAAAAGTGTACTGCCGCAGAAAAAAAGTGAACTATTTTTTTTAATAGGAGTTACGCGGTGATGAGTTTCATTGTTTGGGATTTTTCCGTGGAATTCCGTGTGTTCAGTGTGTTCCGTGGTTGCCCCAAATAAAATCAAGGACAAAGAATCCCTTTTCCTTATGCTATTTCGTACCACGTAAGTCCTATTAGAAAAAAAAGAACGAAAATGTTTCATGATATCGCCCACATACGATGAATGAGAAAAAATGGCGCATAAAGAAAAAATACAAAAAAACAATCGCATGAGAAAACCGGTAAACATCACATTGCCGGAGGAGTGCATTGCATTTGTTCGAGAAAATGGAATTAATCTTTCTCAATTCGTAGAAATGGCGGTCAAAAATTTCATCTCCGAGATTGGAATTCACTCAGAGAGAAATAACTGGCTTTGTATTGTTCTCACAAAAAAAATCACAAAATCGTTTGAAAAGTGCTGCGAGAGGGATCCGAACCCCCGACCTCGGGATTATGAGTCCCGCGCCCTAACCAGCTAGGCCACCGCAGCAAGAAGTGCATTACAAGAAGGATGTTTCCAAATATATACGTTACTGATTTTATTCCAAAAAAGAAGGGTTACTGTTTCCCCTTCGCATTCTTTGCGGCTGCTGCAGCCATATAGGCATTCACCGCAGCGGTCACGGCAATCGTCTTCTCCTTTCCGTGGCCGAGCGAGTCTGCAAGTTGGTGCATACGCGTCTCGCTTTCCCGCATATAGCGCGGCAGATACTTCTTCACCGCAGGCTCTTCAAGGAAGTTCGTGTGCGTATCTCCGGCAACGAACTGCGGATTATTCATAATCGCATAATGCAGGGGCAGTGTTGTCTTCACGCCAAGGATAACATACTCCATCAACGCGCGGCGCATTCTGGCAATTGTCTCCTCGCGGGTCATTGCGCGGGCACAGAGTTTTGCAATCATCGAATCGTACAGCGGGGGGATTGAGTATCCCACGTGAATGCAGCTGTCGATACGAATGCCAGGTCCTCCGGGGGAGCGGTAGCGGGTAATCTTTCCCGCGTCAGCCGCAAAATTGTTCGCAGGATCTTCGGCATTGATACGGCACTCGATCGCATGACCGCGGCAGATGATCTGATCCTGCGAGTACGGCAGAGGCTCTCCTGCCGCAACCTTGATCTGCATCCGCACCATGTCAAGACCGGTGATGAGTTCTGTCACCGTGTGTTCCACCTGCAGACGGGTGTTCATCTCCATGAAGTAGTAGTTCCCGTTATCATACAGGAACTCAACCGTTCCGGCATTCTCATAGTTGCAGGTCCTTGCGACCGTCATTGCCGACTGCGTCATCTTCTCGCGCAGCTCAGGCGTCATGATCGGACACGGTGCTTCTTCCACCAGTTTTTGGTGACGGCGCTGGATCGAACAGTCACGCTCGAACATGTGAACAACATCGCCCTTCGAATCTGCGAAAATCTGTACCTCAATGTGGCGAGGATTTTCCAGATACTTCTCGATGAACACGGTCGGGTCACCGAATGCGGACGCTGCGGTGCGCATCGACTTCTCGATCGCCTCATCCATCTCAGCAGCGCTGCGAACAATCGTCATACCGATACCGCCGCCGCCAGCAGATGCCTTCACAATTACCGGGTACCCGATCGAGTCTGCGAACGCCTTTGCTTCGTCATGCTCGGTACTCCGCGTCCACGGAAGTACAGGGACACCCGCATCAGCCATCGCCTGCTTTGATCCGATCTTTGATCCCATCATTGAGATCGTCTTTTCCGACGGACCGATAAAGGTCAGACCGGCTTTTTTCACCGCAGCGGAGAATGCAGCTTTTTCCGCAAGAAATCCGTATCCCGGATGAATCGCATCGGCTCCCGCCATCTGTGCGACCTCTAAGATGCGATCCATATTCAGGTAGCTCTTCGTTGGATGCGCAGACCCGATCATGAACGCCTCGTCCGCATACTTCACATGCAGGGCATTTGCATCCGCGTCCGAGTAGACGGCCACGGTCTCAATGCCCATCTCCCGGCATGCACGCATCACGCGAATTGCTATCTCGCCGCGGTTTGCGACCAGAACTTTGTCAAAGTACCGGTCTTTGTTCATTTCACCACCACGAGAACGTCGCCGCTCTGTACAACCGCACCGTTCTCCACGAAGATCTCCGTAACCGTTCCGTCAACCGGACTGACCACCGGGTTTTCCATCTTCATGGCTTCCAGCACAAGAAGGGTGTCGCCTGCCGAGACCTTCTGACCCATCTGCACTTTGATGTCGAGCACCATTCCCTGAATGCTGCTCTTCACGCCGCCGGGTAAGTCGCCGCGTGAGGTCTTGCGTTTCCCAGGCTCCGAGCTTCCGGCAGAGACCGACTCGCCTTCGACCGAGAGAATTCTGACCATGAACACCTCGCCGTCAACCTCAACCTCCATCGAGCGCGGGATGTCGATATCAACAGGCACTGCTGCGTCGCCTGCCGATGCTGCCGGGAGTACCTCTGCAGTCTTCTCACCTTTCAGGAACGCAGGGGCAATTGCCGGGTAGAGTATGTAGGTTAAAACATCCTCATCCTTTTTGATCAGACCCTGCGACTCGGTGTCGGCCCGCATCTTATCATAGATCGGACTGAGCATGTCTGCCGGACGGCAGCATACCCGCTCCTCCTCACCGATAATCGATGCGACCAGCGCATCATCGAGTGGAGCCGGAGATTTTCCGTACATTCCTTTCAGATAATCGCGGACTTCGTTTGTCACCGTCTTGTATCGGCCGCCCATCAGAACGTTGAGAACTGCCTGGGTTCCGACAATCTGTGAGGTCGGGGTAACCAGCGGAGGGTATCCGAGATCTTTTCTGACCACCGGAATCTCGAGCAGCACATCATCCATCCGGTCAAGTGCTCCCTGCTCTTTGAGCTGGGAAACAAGGTTTGAGATCATACCGCCCGGCAGCTGATAGATCAGAACATCGCTGTCGATTCTGACTGAGATCGGATTAATGAGGCAGTCGTATTTACCGCGAACAGCTGCTGCTGCATTTTTGACGTCGCGAAGTACGGCAAGGGAGATGCCGGTGTCGCGTTCTGTACCGGTCAGGGACGCAACGATACTTTCGGTTGCAGGCTGGGAGGTTCCGCCGGCGAACGGGGACATGGCGGTGTCAAGGATATCTACTCCTGCTTCGATTGCTGCCTGATAACTCATCGGAGCAATGCCGCTGGTGGAGTGAGTGTGCAGACAGACCGGAATATCGATTCTTTTCTTGATGCCAGTGATGAGGTCGCGTGCCGCATCCGGCATAATGAGTCCTGCCATATCTTTGATGCAGATGGAGTTGCAGCCAAGGCTGTACAGCTCCTCGGCCATATCGATGAACTTCTCGGTGCTGTGAACAGGACTTGTGGTATAACTGATAGTTCCCTGCAGATGCTTTCCTTCGTTCAGGACCGCAGTCATTGAGCGCGTCATATTGCGGATATCGTTGAGCGCGTCAAATACTCGGAAGACGTCAATACCATTGGATGCTGCAGCAGAAATGAACTTGTCAACTACGTCATCAGGGTAATGACGGTAGCCGACGAGGTTCTGGCCGCGAAGCAGCATCTGTATTGGTGTCTTCACGAAGATCTGTTTCAGATCCTGCAGCCGTTTCCATGGATCGTCATTCAGATATCTGATGCAGGTATCAAAGGTTGCCCCTCCCCATGCTTCAACTGACCAGAAGCCCGCCTTCTCCATCGCCTTTGCGAGATCGATCATGTCTTCGGTACGCATCCTCGTTGCAGCGAGCGATTGGTGTGCGTCCCGAAGGGTTGTGTCCGTAATGTAAAGCTTTGTCATGGTTGTCTCCCTTCTGCATCATGAGTGCAGCTTATCTAAACCTATACTGTTTTGGAATGAAAAGATAAAAAAGTAGTCCTGCTTGATTCGGTCTATTCTGCCTGTTGCCAAAGAGTATTATAGGTAGAATTACCACACCGGGATAATTTCTGCGAAGAAAACGATCAGGCCAATACCTGCGGCAAAGAGTATTCCTGCAATATCTGCGGTTGTTGTGACAAACACCGGAGTGTACGTGCCTCCCGAGGTGTATCCTCTTCGTGCGAGAAGAGATCCGACATTTTTTGCACGCGCAAGAGATAACAGAAGAAGTCCCAAGGCAAGCGAGGGAGCTGTCTTTCGGTTGAGCTTTTGTTCTTTGATCGCAAGAGCGGTTTTCATGTGAGAGAGATCGTCTGCGATGCCTGCAAGAAACTGCATGGAGAGTTCTGCGACGAGTCCGAGATCAAATCCGATTTTGTTGCCGAGGCTCCAGACTCCGAGGTCCAGAAACTCGCCGGACTTTCGTGCGGCCCCGAACCAGAATGCCAGAAGAAGGATCACGAGAATTTTTGCGGCGTACGTGACTCCGTCACTACTCCCCGTAAGCATCAGGACGAGTCCGGGAAATCCTGCGGCAATGATGCTTACCGGCAGTACAATTTTCCAGGATACTTTTGCAAATGTTTCGCGGGAACAGAAGATGAGCCACCAGAGAAATGCAAGAGCCGCACCAAAGATGCCGGAAAATGCGGCAAGTGAGAGGATGATGACTGATGCGAGACGAAGTCTTGCGTCACTCATGATGCACGCTCCCCAAAGAGAGTCTCCAGCGTTCGGCATTGGCTGGCAGATGATCCAACTCGTGGGAGAACACGAGCGTGATACCACTCCGCTCCTCCAGAAGTTTGGTGAGAACCGGTTTTGCAAACTGGTCCAAGGACGCGTAAGGTTCGTCGAGGATCAAAAGATCCGGATTCCGTGAAAGAACACAGGCAAGCTCAAGCCTTCGTAACTCTCCGCGGGAGAGTGTGATCGGGTCGCGGTCTGATGTTTCGACGCCGAGCAAGGCGAACGGTTCTTCGATGCCTGAGACTTTCCATGATGCTATCTCTTCCGAAACCGTTGCGCCAGTTACATGATACTCAGGAAACTGCATGAGAAAGATTGGTTTCCCCTCATACCGAACGACTCCGGCGTCGGGGGACAGAAGTCCTGCTGCTGCAAGGGCGAGTGTGGTTTTTCCTGAACCTATCCTTCCCGAAAAAAGATGCAGTCCTTCCTGAAAGGTTTCGTTCACAAAAAGTGTGAACGTTCCCCGCGATATCTGCACCGAGTCAAAAAAAAATTTCACGACTCATTCACCCTGCCCTGAGTGAGTTCGATGATCTGATCAGCATGCTGAATAATTTTTTTCGCATGCGTGCTCCAGAGTACGTGCGGGCAGCCTGATTCTCTGATGATTGTGAAAAGTTCTGCGGAAGTTTCCGGATCAAGATGCGAGTCAGGTTCATCCATCACTAAGAGAACCGGCTTTGCAACAAGTGCGGTCGCAACACCGATGAGCATTTTTTCTCCGCCGGAAAGTGTTTTGCAGTCGCGGTCCAGAAGGTGAGTGATGTTGAGTTTTTCGGCAACCGCAAGGACCGATGCAGAAACTTCATCAGAATTTTTTCGGCTAAATCTCAGGGGCGATGCAATTTCATCCTGCACAACAGAAAATATCATGTGCCGATCCGGGAACTCTGAGACGTAGCCGACTTCACACTCCCTTGGAGTCACTCCGTTGATTGTAACCGTTCCCGTCGGAAGATCCATTCCTGCACAGATGCGAAGAAACGTCGTCTTTCCTGCTCCGTTATCTCCGATGACTGCTGTTATTCCCGAAGGGATGGAGAGTTTTTCGATCTCAAGTATTCGGTATCTGATATTTTCGAGAATGATCATAGTAATTCGATCTCTGATTTTCGCAGTCGAAGTACGATCACTTCAATGACTACGGATTTGATCACGTCCCCGATTACAAACGGCAGAACACAGGCAACAACCGCCGCGATTACAGACGCACCGGTTGAGATCATGAACCATCCTGCACCAAAGATATAACTTCCAACTCCGAACACCACGAGTGCGAGAATGTCAAACCGGATGGATTTTTTCTCAAACAACAGTCCCGCAACTCCTGACATCAGGAAAAATCCAATGAGAAATCCTCCGGTTGGCCCGAACAAAACACCAATTCCCGCGGTACCGTTGTGAAAAATCGGCAGCCCGAGTGTTCCAAGCAAAACATACAGTCCGACAGGAATCATCGCGTACCGTTTCATGACGGCTGCTGCAAGCAGCATGAAAAAATTTTGCATCGTAAAAGGAATCATCATGATCGGAATGGATATCCATCCTCCTACCGCAATCAAAGCGACAAAGACCGCCGAGAAGGCGATCAGCTGTGCACGTTTTTCATTCCCGTACATTATTGTAAACTATTTATTTATTCTCGGTTTACAATAAAGATAGAGGTTGGCAGATGGGCATCATTGATGGGATGAAGGAAAAAGTTCTGAACGGCGGAGAGCTGACAAAAGAGGAGGCACTGCTTCTTGCAGAAGAGGATCATGCTCCTCTTGCGGCCGCGGCGAATGAGATACGCACTCATTTCTGCGGACAATCATTTGATCTCTGTGTCATCATCAATGCAAAAACCGGAGGGTGCAGTGAGGACTGTATCTACTGTGCCCAGTCAGCACATCATTCTGCGAACGCTTCGCCTTCTCACATCGAAGACATCGCGTCGTATCTTTCCAGGATTGCTGAAAATTATTCTCTGGGTACCCATCGCTGTGGGTTTGTCACCGCAGGAAAAACATTGAGTGATGATGAGCTGAATATTTTTCTGGACAATTACAGATATGTCCGCAGGACCTGCGGGATTTCTCTCTGTGCTTCGCATGGTCTTCTGACTGCGTCACAACTGCGGCTACTGAAAGAGGCCGGCGTCGTCAGGTATCATGCAAATCTTGAGACATCCAGAAATTATTTTCCAAAAATCTGTACGACGCATTCGTACGATGATAAGATAGCCGTGATCAAAGCAGCACAAGAGGCAGGCCTTGAGGTATGCAGCGGTGGCATCTTCGGGATCGGTGAAACCATGATTGATCGCATCGATATGGCGCTGGAGCTTCGGGGACTTGGCATAAAATCTGTTCCGATCAATATTCTGCATCCGATTCCGGGAACCCCGCTCGAACATGCGAAGTCTCTCGAACTTTCCGAAGTGAGAAAAATTGTTTCCCTCTACCGTTTCCTGATGCCTGATGCAAAAATCCGCATCGCGGGCGGTCGCGGACTTCTGCCGGATTCCGGGAGGGAATTGTTTACTGCCGGCGCAAATGCTGCAATCTCCGGAGACATGCTGACAATAGCGGGTGTTGGGCTTACCGAGGATGTGAAAATGATTGCTGAGCTCGGGTTTACTGCGGACGGTATGTGAATCTGTGAAACGCGAATCGCATGCCTTCCACACGCCGTTCCGTCGTGTTCAACTCCTCCTTTAAGGAGTCGTTTCGGCCTGCTCACCGCTTCGCGGAATAGCGCAAATAGCGCGAATAAAAAATCGCCAATGGCGATTTCCCAGAATTTATTGAAATTATTTATTTTTAGACAACTCTTTTTAATTTTGGGAAGTATTGTAATTTTTTCATCAAAAATCGTCATTGGCGATTTTTATTCGCGCTATTCGCGTTTAAAAAATCACTAAAAAAATAGTTAGAGCATGAAGCAGTCGCCCGCGATAACGCGTTCGACCTCGCCCCCGTCACGGTGGACAATCAAAGCTCCGTGCTCATCAATATCGATAGCCTCTCCATCAAAGCTCTCCCTCACCGTCCGGATGCGGACGCGACGATGCAGAGTGCAGGACAGACTCCGCCACTCGCGGTAGAGCGGCTCGGTCTCGCCCTTCAGCACCATATGATAGCGGCGCTCAAACTCCTTGAGGAATCTTGCAAAGAACTGTGCCCGTTCAACTTCGTGACCGAGTTCGTCAGAGATGGAAGTGACCAGATTGGAAATGTTCGGCATCGTCTTCTCTATCGAGACGTTTACATCGATGCCGACACCGACCAGACAGTACCGGAGAATATCATCGTTCGCGGTAAGTTCAATCGTCATGCCGGCGACTTTTTTGTCGCCGATAAACACATCGTTCGGCCACTTGATCAGTGCAGAAAGCCCGAACTCCTGACGAATCGCCCGCGCCAGTGCAAGGGAACCCGCCATCATAATCGTGAACGTCTGATCGACATTGAGTTTGGGCATCAGCACAATTGTTGCCCAGATGCCGCCCTCCGGACTCATCCAGACGCGGTTCATGCGTCCGATGCCGCCGGTCTGCTGTTCTGCGACGAGCACCGTTCCAGGGGCAACCTCGTCACCGACCTCGTGCAGCAGCTGGCGTGCAAGTGCGTCGGTGGATGGGACCTGTTCGAAATGGTGCATTTCCTGACCAATGACCTGGGTCTTGAGGTAGCGCTTGACCTCATAAGGAAGCAGAAGCCATGACCGTTTCTCCAGCGAGTAACCTGTCTTCGGCTGCGCATCTATCCGGTATCCGATCTCGCGAAGAAGATTCACATATTTCCACACGGCGGTACGGGTAATCCCAAGGCGTTCGCTGATAACCTCTCCCGGCACCGGCTGGCCAATACCGGCCTCATCAAGGATCCGCAGAACATCAAATAGTGTCTGTGTCATAACCGCTCCGCTCCGGGTTTTTGATCCGGAACATCTATAGTATCATTCTACGGGCTAGATCATGAAGAAGATTTCGCTCAGAACGCTGTTTCTTTCCGGTCTCTTGCGCATTTTCTCTCAAAAAAGTATGAGGATGTTTTTATCAGAATCTGACTGTCTGATCTCCTGCGCCGAATGTTTTGAGAAATGCGTCAGAAGGATACTCATGTGCGGTTGCGAGCAGCAGGGTTCCTTTGCCTACTTTGCACTCAACAAAGACCGGATGTCCGTTCTCGGCAACAGCGATCGGTTTGCCCGGGTATGTGGTAAACCAGCCGTCGGTTGGAAATGCATTTATGTCGTAGCCCTCGAAGAGAGATTTCCATGGCGATGACTCGTCGATGGTGAGCTGATGCTCGGCAAACTCGAAGTGATACTCCACTTCGACCGGCAGCCAGTTGTAGGGATTGCCGGTCTTTGCCGGGTCTGCCGCTCCGTAGACAAACAGGCGTCCGCCCTCTTCGAGATACTCCTCGACGCGGTCAGAGACCGCACGAAGGGCAGGAAGGAGTTTTGAGTACTGGAGATTGCCAAAGCCGGTCGGAATTATTACGCCGGTGTAGCCTCCTTTAT is a window from the Methanorbis rubei genome containing:
- a CDS encoding biotin--[acetyl-CoA-carboxylase] ligase, with the translated sequence MTQTLFDVLRILDEAGIGQPVPGEVISERLGITRTAVWKYVNLLREIGYRIDAQPKTGYSLEKRSWLLLPYEVKRYLKTQVIGQEMHHFEQVPSTDALARQLLHEVGDEVAPGTVLVAEQQTGGIGRMNRVWMSPEGGIWATIVLMPKLNVDQTFTIMMAGSLALARAIRQEFGLSALIKWPNDVFIGDKKVAGMTIELTANDDILRYCLVGVGIDVNVSIEKTMPNISNLVTSISDELGHEVERAQFFARFLKEFERRYHMVLKGETEPLYREWRSLSCTLHRRVRIRTVRESFDGEAIDIDEHGALIVHRDGGEVERVIAGDCFML